A single genomic interval of Chrysemys picta bellii isolate R12L10 chromosome 8, ASM1138683v2, whole genome shotgun sequence harbors:
- the PANK3 gene encoding pantothenate kinase 3 isoform X1 codes for MKIKDAKKPSFPWFGMDIGGTLVKLAYFEPIDITAEEEQEEVESLKSIRKYLTSNIAYGSTGIRDVHLELKDLTLFGRRGNLHFIRFPTHDLPTFIQMGRNKNFSTLHTVLCATGGGAYKFEEDFRTIGNLQLHKLDELDCLVKGLLYIDSVSFNGQAECYYFENASEPERCQKMPFNLDDPYPLLVVNIGSGVSILAVHSKDSYKRVTGTSLGGGTFLGLCSLLTGCESFEEALEMASKGDSTHADKLVRDIYGGDYERFALPGWAVASSFGNMIYKEKRESVSKEDLARATLVTITNNIGSIARMCAVNEKINRVVFVGNFLRVNTLSMKLLAYALDYWSKGQLKALFLEHEGYFGAVGALLGLPNFS; via the exons CTTTTCCATGGTTTGGCATGGACATTGGGGGAACACTGGTGAAACTTGCATATTTCGAACCTATTGATATCACTGCAgaagaggagcaggaggaagTTGAAAGCTTGAAGAGCATCCGCAAATATTTGACTTCCAATATAGCCTATGGATCCACTGGCATCCGAGATGTCCACCTTGAACTGAAAGACTTGACGCTTTTTGGCCGAAGGGGAAACTTGCACTTTATTCGATTCCCAACTCATGACTTGCCTACTTTTATCCAAATGGGAAGAAATAAAAACTTTTCAACACTACACACGGTGCTTTGTGCCACTGGAGGCGGTGCTTATAAGTTTGAAGAAGATTTTCGCACA ATTGGAAACCTCCAGTTGCACAAACTGGATGAGCTTGACTGCCTTGTCAAAGGCCTGTTGTATATAGACTCTGTCAGTTTCAATGGCCAGGCAGAGTGCTATTACTTTGAAAATGCCTCAGAACCGGAAAGATGCCAAAAGATGCCTTTTAACCTGGATGACCCATACCCATTATTGGTTGTAAACATTGGTTCAGGAGTCAGTATTTTAGCAGTCCATTCCAAAGACAGCTATAAGAGAGTGACTGGAACAAG TTTAGGTGGAGGGACATTTCTGGGTTTATGCAGTTTATTGACTGGCTGTGAAAGTTTTGAAGAAGCTCTTGAAATGGCATCCAAAGGGGACAGTACACATGCTGATAAGCTTGTCCGGGACATTTATGGAGGGGACTATGAACGTTTTGCCTTGCCAGGATGGGCAGTAGCCTCTAG TTTTGGGAATATGATCTACAAAGAGAAGAGAGAATCTGTTAGTAAAGAAGACCTGGCTAGAGCTACACTGGTCACGATCACCAATAATATTGGGTCTATAGCACGGATGTGTGCAGTAAATGAG aaAATAAACAGAGTTGTCTTTGTTGGTAACTTTCTGCGTGTGAACACTTTGTCAATGAAGCTTCTTGCGTATGCACTGGATTACTGGTCAAAAGGCCAGCTGAAGGCCTTGTTCCTAGAACATGAG ggatACTTTGGTGCTGTTGGTGCTCTTCTTGGATTGCCGAATTTCAGCTGA
- the PANK3 gene encoding pantothenate kinase 3 isoform X2, giving the protein MPFNLDDPYPLLVVNIGSGVSILAVHSKDSYKRVTGTSLGGGTFLGLCSLLTGCESFEEALEMASKGDSTHADKLVRDIYGGDYERFALPGWAVASSFGNMIYKEKRESVSKEDLARATLVTITNNIGSIARMCAVNEKINRVVFVGNFLRVNTLSMKLLAYALDYWSKGQLKALFLEHEGYFGAVGALLGLPNFS; this is encoded by the exons ATGCCTTTTAACCTGGATGACCCATACCCATTATTGGTTGTAAACATTGGTTCAGGAGTCAGTATTTTAGCAGTCCATTCCAAAGACAGCTATAAGAGAGTGACTGGAACAAG TTTAGGTGGAGGGACATTTCTGGGTTTATGCAGTTTATTGACTGGCTGTGAAAGTTTTGAAGAAGCTCTTGAAATGGCATCCAAAGGGGACAGTACACATGCTGATAAGCTTGTCCGGGACATTTATGGAGGGGACTATGAACGTTTTGCCTTGCCAGGATGGGCAGTAGCCTCTAG TTTTGGGAATATGATCTACAAAGAGAAGAGAGAATCTGTTAGTAAAGAAGACCTGGCTAGAGCTACACTGGTCACGATCACCAATAATATTGGGTCTATAGCACGGATGTGTGCAGTAAATGAG aaAATAAACAGAGTTGTCTTTGTTGGTAACTTTCTGCGTGTGAACACTTTGTCAATGAAGCTTCTTGCGTATGCACTGGATTACTGGTCAAAAGGCCAGCTGAAGGCCTTGTTCCTAGAACATGAG ggatACTTTGGTGCTGTTGGTGCTCTTCTTGGATTGCCGAATTTCAGCTGA
- the PANK3 gene encoding pantothenate kinase 3 isoform X3 has translation MASKGDSTHADKLVRDIYGGDYERFALPGWAVASSFGNMIYKEKRESVSKEDLARATLVTITNNIGSIARMCAVNEKINRVVFVGNFLRVNTLSMKLLAYALDYWSKGQLKALFLEHEGYFGAVGALLGLPNFS, from the exons ATGGCATCCAAAGGGGACAGTACACATGCTGATAAGCTTGTCCGGGACATTTATGGAGGGGACTATGAACGTTTTGCCTTGCCAGGATGGGCAGTAGCCTCTAG TTTTGGGAATATGATCTACAAAGAGAAGAGAGAATCTGTTAGTAAAGAAGACCTGGCTAGAGCTACACTGGTCACGATCACCAATAATATTGGGTCTATAGCACGGATGTGTGCAGTAAATGAG aaAATAAACAGAGTTGTCTTTGTTGGTAACTTTCTGCGTGTGAACACTTTGTCAATGAAGCTTCTTGCGTATGCACTGGATTACTGGTCAAAAGGCCAGCTGAAGGCCTTGTTCCTAGAACATGAG ggatACTTTGGTGCTGTTGGTGCTCTTCTTGGATTGCCGAATTTCAGCTGA